In Geotalea uraniireducens, the genomic window AACAACACCGACGGAATCACCGACAAGAATCACATCAACACCACATTCATCCATAATGCGGGTAAAGGGATAGTCGTAACTGGTCAACACCGAAATCTTCTCTGCGGCGGCCTTCATTCTCTGCATGTCAAGGATGGTCTTCTTGCGGTTCACGTGGCAGCTCCAAACAAAAAATGCGCCCCCGGGATTACGGAGGCGCACGAAAACGACCACGGGGAGGATTCTCCTTCCCCTGTCGGTGCGGCTATCGCCATCCGTCCCGGTTCTTGCGAATCCAGGCAGTATCAATCAATTAATGCGCTTGCCAGCTCCGCCTGGTTTTAACGGGCTGACCCTACACAATGCCACCCTTACCACAGTTGAAGTCCGACTGTCCAGCAAAAACCCCTCAGCTGGCAATTTGTTTCATCATTTCCAGTTCGTTAACTACCGCGCCGCTTTCCTCGCGACGAATCTCCATATCTTCAAAAATCTTCGTTACCATCTTCCCGACCGCATCAACCGACTGTTTAATCTCCGTTCCGTCCTCAACCTGTTTTACGGTGGCCTTGACCATCTCCTGGGCCATTTCCTTAATGGTATCCACCGACCGCACGATGCTCATCGAAGCGTCGGACTGCTCCTTGGCCGCCTTGAAAATCTGGGAACTCATGCTGCTGACATTCTCGATCGAATCGGTTACCAGTTGAACGCTCCGCACCTGCTCTTCGGTCGCCGTTTTAATCTCTCGGGTCATATCCATCGAACGAATCGAGCTTTCGTGGATCACTTGAAGTGATTTGCCCATCACGCCGCCAAGTTCAACCCCTTTATTCACGAGATCTTTCGATGCGGCGATATTCTGGGCAGCACTCCGGGATTCGTCCATGATTTCTTCGATGATCCCGGTAATTTCTCCCGTTGACTGACCCGTTTGCAGCGAAAGGTTCCGAATTTCATCCGCGACGACACCGAAACTCTTCCCGTATTCTCCGGCCTGGGCGGCAATGATAGAGGCATTGAGAGCCAGAAGATTGGTGCGCTTGGTAATATCGTTAATCACGCCGACAATGCTTTCGATCCGGCCGCTGTTCTCGGTCAGGCGCTTCATGGCGTCAAAAGAAAGATCGACCGACTTCTGGATATTGTCGAGGGCGAGAATGGTTTCCTCGACCACCTTGCGGCCACTATCAGCTTCCTCTTTTACCTTGCTGGAGACTTGGTGAGAGATGGCAGCACTTTGTTCGACGTTCTTAATCGTTGAATTGAGTTCTTCCATGGCTGACACCGATTTCTCGATCGATTCGGAAAGATAATCGAGGTTTTTGGTAACCTGTTCGATCGAGACATAGATATTACTGACCGCCGAACTAGTTTCGTCAACCGACGAGAGCACACTTTCCGAGGCCGAGGCGATATGGGCGGTTCCATCGGCAACGGAACTGACCGCCTCTTTCAGATTGAGAACATATCGCGAATAATGGTCACGGTTTTTCAGAATCTCGGCAAATGACTTTTCCAGCTCCGAGGTCAGAGCGCCAATCGCCTTGAGCAGGTTGATCCGCACGATTGCCGAAGATGCCTGGTCGGCAAACAATTTGATCGTATCAACATCGGTATCGTTCAGCGCCCGTTTCGACAGCCGGTTGTCAATCCCGAACAGGCCGACGGCTTCGCCTTTGACGATAATCGGACAAACGACGAAACTTTTCGAACGCAGAGCCCTGATCGCGTCATAGGGAGGCTGGACCTTGAAATCGGCCGGATAGGCACTAATATCATCCACCATGTAAAGTTGTTTGTCGGCAAAGCACTTGTAGATGACACCACTGCGGGCGTCGAGCGGAAGGGAAACACTCGTCGGATCAAAATCAGCGGTGCCGGTAGACGCGATAAAATCCAGGGAAGTCTTTGCCTCGTCGGCCATCAGGATGTTGACCCGTTCATAGCCGAGCACATCGTGAAGTCCCTCGGCACATAGCTGCAACACTTCGGAAACATCGATCGACTTCTGGATTTTGCTGCTGATCTGGTGAAAATTCTTGATGTTGCTATCTAGAACCCGATAACGGTTCTCGAAGATTTCCTTTTGTGAAGCGACTTCCTTGTGCAGCACGTCGAGTTCCATAGCCCGCTTGTGCAATTCGTCGCTGGTCTTGCCGATATAATGTCCCAGGACGGCCAGGACCATGGCAGTCCCGATCCCCATGTAGGCATAGAGAGCCATCTGTTGGGGGGTTTTGGTAATATCGCCGGTTATCTGGGTGAGAAACGGCTGTTCCTGGTCGGCAAAAAAGATGAGTCGGATGATAGTCCAGGCAACGGGCGCGCCGATTCCCAAGACACACCCGGCAATACCGTAAAGCTTGCTCCTGCTCTTGAAGACAGCCCCAAAATCCATAGTGAACACCCTCCATGAAAGCGCTCCCGAAAAAGGGAACATACTTATAACATCGGCTGTTGAAAGAGTTTCTCCACTTAAACCTTACGCACTCTATCTTGGCACTCCGACAATGTCAATCGCAACTACCTGCCGACAAAGATGCCCAATTCTTCAGCCGCTGCAACCATCTGGCCGTGCGGGTTAACAAGCTTCAACTTTCTCACGGCCCGTTCAATGGCAACGGATCTGATATCGCGGCCCCGAAGGCATACCATGTTGCCAAACAGCTCCTTCTCAATCAACTCAACAGCCTTGACTCCGAAACGGCTGCCGAGACAGCGATCGAAGGTGGACGGCGAACCGCCGCGCTGCAAATGGCCGAGAACCATCACGCGAATATCCATATCAAGACAGGATGTGAGTTCCCGAGCGACAAAATTGCCGATTCCGCCAAGCCGCTCGACAGCGTTCAGTTCATCGGCTTTCCGGCTGACAATCCGCGCGCCGCCGCGCGGGAACGCCCCTTCGGCGGCGACGATGATGCTGAACTTGCTCCCCCGACGACGCCGATCATCAACAGCCTTGCACACTTTGCGGATATCAAAGGGGATCTCAGGGATAAGAATTACGTCGGCCCCGCCGCTGATGCCCGATTCAAGGGCAATCCACCCGGCATAACGCCCCATGACTTCCATGATCATCACCCGATGGTGGCTTTCCGCCGTCGAGTGTAGCTTATCGAGGGCATCAGTGGCTGTTTCCAAGGCGGTATTGTAGCCAAAGGTTACATCGGTCTCCATCAAATCGTTGTCGATCGTCTTCGGTACACCGACGATAGGAATTCCTTTCTTCATCAGCTCAAGGGCGATCTTCAGGGAACCGTCCCCCCCCACTGCCACTAAGGCGTCGATTCCAAGCTTGCGGATAGTGGCGACAACCTGATCGGACACGTCAGTCATCTCGATCGTCCCATCGACTTCCACCGGATAGGAAAACGGGTTCCCCCGATTGGAAGTTCCGAGAATTGTCCCCCCCCGCGGCAAAATCCCCCGGACGTCGTTCAACCGTAACGAACGGATGTTCTTTTCATAAAGCAGCCCGTCAAAACCATCCTGAATCCCGACAACATCCCAACCGCGCCGTATTATCGAACTTTTTACCACCCCGCGGATAACGGCGTTCAACCCCGGGCAATCGCCGCCGCCGGTAAGAATCCCAATTTTTCGTTTCATTGCCCCTCCAGAGTGGCGAAGTTATCGTGAAGGCAAACTCGGTAGCCGGGAAGCGTCAAGAGCCATAGCCAGTGCCGCCGCACCCAGCATTCCGCCATCATTGCCAAGCTGCGAGCGGAGTACCTTCAGACGTTTGCCCGGGATCGGAAATGCACGGGAGATAATTTCTTCTTCGAGGGGATGTTGCAGCAAGTCGAAACTGCCCGCAACCCCTCCACCGAGGATGATTGCTTCCAGATTGAGCAGATTGGCCACCGAAGCCGCGGCAATACCAAGATAACGGGCAGCTTCGGTAAATATCCGCCGCGCTGCGTCATTTCCTCCCCGAGCAATCTCCGCCAGGATTTCGGGAGTGATCTCGCCCGACGAAACTCCAACCAGCGACTGCTGACGGTTAGCGATCAACTCTCTTGCCACCGCCACAATTGCCGTGGCTGATGCATACTGTTCAAGGCAGCCGCGGTTACCGCACGCGCATGATCTTCCGCCCGGCTCAACCGTCATATGCCCGAACTCTCCAGCGACACCGTCGACCCCCGTCCAGAGCCGGTTATTAAGAATAAGGCCGCCGCCGACTCCCGTACCAAGGGTCACCATCAGGAAAGAAGCAAACGAACGGCCGACGCCAAACTGCATCTCCCCGTAAGCACAGGCATTAACATCGTTTGCCACCACTACTGGCAAGCCGGTCAGGTCAACCAGCGCATCACGCAGATTTACGCCGTCGAGGGCCGGTAAATTGACCGATACATGCACGAGTCCGTCGTTGGCAATCAGGCCCGGCACTCCGACGCCGACGGCTTTGGGCCATACGCCGGCTGTACCGCCTTCGCCTCGGATTACCCGGAAACTCTCGTCAAGATGGTGGAAGAACACCTCTTTGCCAGCATAGATCTCTGTCTTTCGACGTTGTTCACAGATGATGTGCCCCTGGTCGTCAACCAGTGCCAACCGGAGGTTGGTTCCGCCGATGTCAATGCCGATATAACCGGGTCGAGCCGTCACCATTCTACTCACACTCGTTGTCGAACCACACTTTGAGCCGATCATAGGCGCTCAACAAGCCTTCAGGCACCACCCGGATATCACCGACCACGGTCATGAAATTTGTATCCCCATTCCAGCGGGGTACAATATGGAAGTGGAGATGATCGGCAACACCGGCGCCGGCTGCCCGCCCAAGATTCAAGCCGATGTTGAAACCTTGCGGGGAAGCCACCTTTTCAAGAACCAAGCGGCACAATCGCACGGCCCGCATCAGATCGAGCATTTCCTCATCGGAGAGAGAATCAAGGTCTGCGGTATGTCGGAGGGGAGCTGCAAGGAGATGACCGTTCGTATAAGGATAGCGGTTCAGCATGATCAGGGACTGCGGTGTTCGCTTGAGAACAAGACGATCCCTTTCCTCCCCCCGGTTTCCGGCAAGACAGAATATGCACCCCTCCGACTTTTCGTTTAGAAGATACTCCATCCGCCAGGGAGCCCACACCCGTTCCATGTTGCCTCCATGCTAATGCTTAGCTTGAGGAATTATTAACGATAACGAAATGAAATACAAGCATTCTAGCAACGCCGTGCACTGCCCCCGGCAATAAAATCATTTTTTAGTCTTACTATAAATTACCCTTGACAAGCAGCGAATACAAAGCATAAGGTTGCAGAATGAAGATGGTTAAGATAAATAAAACTCCGTAACATCACCAAACATCACACCGACGACTTTTTTACCATCAATAAAATCCAGTCAAGAGGGAAAGGAGATCCCGAGGTTATGAGCAGAAAACAGGATGCATTGGATTACCATTCGAGCGGTCGCAAAGGAAAAATCGAGGTCATTTCCTCAAAACCATGCCTCACTTCACGAGATCTTTCCCTCGCCTATTCCCCTGGCGTTGCTGAACCATGCCTGGAAATCGAAAAAAACCCGGAAGACGCATACAAGTACACTGCCAAGGGGAACCTGGTCGCGGTCGTTTCGAACGGTACCGCCGTTCTCGGCCTGGGGAACATCGGTGCATTGGCCGGCAAACCGGTCATGGAGGGCAAAGGAGTCCTCTTCAAACGTTTTGCCGATATTGATGTTTTCGATATCGAAGTCAATTCGGAAAATCCGGAAGAAGTCATCAAAGTCTGTCAATTACTCGAGCCTACTTTCGGGGGGATCAACCTCGAAGACATCAAGGCCCCCGAATGTTTCCACATCGAGGAAGAGCTCAAGAAAACCATGAACATCCCCGTATTCCACGACGACCAACACGGGACAGCCATCATCGCCTCGGCCGGCCTGATAAACGCGCTGACGCTGGTCAACAAGAAGATCGAGGAGATTCGATTGGTAGTAAACGGCGCCGGGGCGTCGGCAATCGCCTGTGCCAATCTGATCATATCGCTCGGCCTGAAGCGGGAAAACCTGATCATGTGCGACACCAAGGGGGTAATTTACAAAGGCCGGGCGGAAGGGATGAACAAGTACAAGGAGCGGTTTGCCGTCGATACCCCCTGCCGGACCCTTGAAGAAGCCGCCGCCGGTGCCGATGTTCTGTTCGGACTTTCGTCCAAGGGGGCCTTCACCCCGGAAATGGTTCGAACCATGGCCGTCAACCCGATCATCTTCGCCATGGCCAACCCCGATCCGGAGATCACTCCCGAAGAGGCCAGGGCGGTTCGTGGCGATGTGCTCATTGCCACAGGACGCTCCGATTACCCCAACCAGGTAAACAACGTGCTCGGCTTCCCGTTCATTTTTCGGGGAGCTTTGGATGTACGTGCGACGACCATTAACGAAGAAATGAAAAAAGCGGCCGTAGTCGCCCTTGCAGAACTGGCGCGGGAAGAATGCCCCGACTCCGTTTGCCGGGCCTACGGCAATGTCAAATTTTCCTTTGGCCGCGAATATATCATTCCCAAGCCGTTCGACCCCCGCGCCTTGCTGCGGGTAGCGCCGGCCGTCGCCCAAGCGGCGATGGATTCGGGAGTTGCCCGGCAACCGATCGGCGATATGGACAAATACGTAGAACACCTGGAGTCATTGCAAGGGAAAGCCAAGGAAACATTGCGAATGATTATCAACAAGGCGAAATGCGACCCGAAACGGATCGTATTTCCGGAAGGCGATAACGAGAAAATCCTGCGTGCCGCCCAAATCCTGGTTGATGAGGGGATTGCCCAACCAATTCTCGTCGGCAATCAGGAAAAAATCAGGGCGTCCATGCAAGCCCTTGGAATCGAATTGAACGGCAACGTCCAGATCATCGATCCTTCAAACTTCGAGAAGGCAGAAGAGTATGCTGAGGAACTGTTCCGCCTGCGCCAGCGGAAAGGGCTCACCCTTTCCGAGGCCAGAAGGATCATGACCCGTAAATCGCGCACCCATTTCGGTTGCATGATGGTCCACCAGGGAGACGCAGATACCCTGCTCTCCGGCATCGACACCCATTATCCCGAGACGATCCGGCCGGCACTGGAAGTCATCGGCAAACAGCCGGGACTATCCAGCGTCCATGGCCTCTACATGATGGTCCTGAAAAAAGGGATTGTCCTGATGGCGGACACCACCGTCTGCATCGAGCCGACCGCCGAGGAACTGGCTGAAACCGCCATCCTTGCCGCCGAAAAAGCCAAAATGCTCGATATCGAGCCGAGCATCGCCATGCTCTCCTTTTCCAACTTCGGCTCGGTCCAGCACCCGCAGACACTCAAAGTGCAACGGGCGGTCGAAATTGTCAAAGCGAAGGCCCCGGAATTGATGATTGATGGTGAAATGCAATCCGATACCGCCGTGGTACCGGAAATTCTCCAGAAGAGCTTCCCCTTCGCCGGCCTCAAAGAAGCAGCCAACGTCCTCATTTTCCCGGATCTGAATGCCGGCAACATCTGCTACAAACTGCTCCATCATCTCGGCGAAGCCGAAGCAATCGGACCAATCCTGATGGGGATGCAGAAGCCGGTTCATGTCCTGCAACGCGGTGACGATGTTGCAGACATTGTCAATATGGCGGCAATCGCGGTAGTTGACGCACAAAACTCCTGATTTCCTTTTTAATTAACCTTGGGCAAGAAAAAAGGAGACATTAACGTCTCCTTTTTCTTGCCCGTCTGGTTACCATTCTGCTACACTCTTTTTACCGTCCTCCACACCATGGCGCAGCAGCAGGGAGCTACCGTCCATGAACGATTTCTTATTTCCGCAACGACAGACACATAAGGAATTTGCCGGCGGAGTGATTGCTTCCCTGGCAATTCACACGGCCATCTTCGCCTCGCTGTTCGTCCTGTCGCAGCATGTTTCCCGCACAACCACCACCCAAGCACTTTTCATCGACATGAGCAATCAGGTCGCTTCGCCACCTCCCGGTAGTCCCTCGCCCACACAAGCGAAGCCGATTGTGGCTCCAAGCCGCCCGGAGCCAATGGCCATGGCCGCTTCCGACGCGGCAGGAAAAACCAGCCCGCCAGAACAACCTGTTCAACCAACCGACGAGGCTATACAACCAACGAGCAGGCCGGCAGCCGACCCATTCTCTTTAGGGCTGTCGAGGGGCTATTTCCAGACCATCGGGGATGGCACGACCTTACGAAACGACATCCGCGATTATTATATGCGCATGTTGCAGCAGATTAACGAGCGATGGTGGGAAAATGGTACTCCGTCAAGCGGGTCGGCAAAAGGAGAGATATTTCTGACGGTCACGTTGAATAGGAGTGGGGAGATTCTTGGCATCAACCTGCTGCAGGGATCAGGAAACATCGATTACGACCGGAAGATCATCGATGCGGTACGCCGCGCCTCACCGCTCCCGCCGGTGCCGGACGGCTACCGGGGCGAGTTCTTCCAGGCGCCGCTCCGCCTTGTGGCCCCCCTCGGCTTGCTCTCACAGCAACCGGCCCGGAGCAACGTCATCGGCTCAAGAACAACAGTTCGGCAAATCGCCGGTTAGGCCTGCCCCTCTTCCGGAAGATCAAGATCAACCAGTTCGATATCGGCAAGATCCAGGGACTCATCATCGGCCTGAAGGCGGGCGATCTTCTGCACCGTATCCCGGAAGTCGCGGTTGATCGCGAAAATTTCCCGATATCCCGCCAGGGCCGCCTCATCGTCGCCCGTCACCTCGCGGAGCAGTGCCAATTCATACTTCAGGCAAAGCCACTCTTCCTCGGAAATTTGTTCCCGGAGGGCCATGCCTGTCTGGAAATATTCCTCGGCAGCAACATAATCACCCTTTTCACGGCAACATATCCCTTGCAAGGTAATACAGTCGGCGGTCCGATGCGGGTCGAGTGAAGCAGCTTTGAATTCGGCAATGGCATCGTCGTACAACCCCATTTCCTTGTAGGCAATACCGAGATTGTAGTGAGTTTCCGTGTCGCCCTGATCAAGCTGTTCGCCCACCCCCTTTTTGAAAGCGGAGAACAATCCGTCCAGACCGTACTTGTCGCGACTACTCGACGCCGGAACCTGCTGAGGAACGGGAAGAATGGAATCAAGCTCGTCCGCCGAAAAGTCAACGGTCAGCCCCTCGCCATCTACACCTGCCACGCCAGTGGTCTCCGCAACAATGTCACCGTCAAGCCAATCGTCAACGATGACTTGCGTAACGTCAACCTCAACATCTTCGAGATCGGCCGGTATTGATGCTTCCTCACCAGCCACAGCAGCCATGTTCGGTATTTGAGGAGTAACGTCACTATCAGCAACTGGATCGCCATCCTCTTCATCGTCGAAGGTAATCTCGATTTCATCTCCCCAGGCAATATCTTCGGTTGCGTCTTCCTCCCCAGTCGGCACCATGGCGTTTTCAACGGCCGGCGCATTGTCACCATCATCGGCCGCAGTACCACCAGGAAGAGCTGCCTCGTCATCATCTTCTTCCGCAACCATCCCGACATCGCTCGAGAACAAGGCACTGCCGACAGCCTTCAACCCCTCGGCTACCGCGGAATGGCCCGGGACCAAGGTATCTAGGGCACGGTATATTTCTTCGAGCATATCGGGATCGGTAACCGCGAGATCGGCGGCAAAGGGACGCAGCAGCACCAATGCCTCATCAACATCTTTTTCATGCCGCAGGCAGGCGACAAAAGGTCGCAAGGCATCCTGCTCACCAGGGTGGGTGGCAAGAATCCGTTTGTAGACGACCCGGGCTTTATCAATATCGCCAGCCGCACGGCAAGCCTCGCCCAGCAGGTACAGAGCCTTGGGGTTCCACTGCCCTTTTGCGGCAAGCCGTTCGAGGATCGCAATAGCCCCCCGTGGCTTCCCCTGCTGCATTTCCACATCCGCTATGGAAAAAAGGAATTCCTCACGTCCGGGAAACAGCTGGTCGAGACGCTCGCAAATCCGTCCGAAAGCCGGATCATTCCCCGCCTCCTTCAGTTCGCGGGCCATCGCCACGAAATCGTCATGGGCCTGATCGGTAAAACCCGCCTTGAAACGAGTCTCGGCAAGCTTCAACCTGATGTTGAAATTTTCCTTGTCGATCGCCAGCATCTGTTCAAGGATCTTGACACCATCGACAAGCTGGCCGTTCTTTTCGTAACAGTCAAAGACCGCCTTGTATTCGGCGAGGGCATTACCGACCAGCCCCTGCTTTTCATTAAGGGAAGCGAGCGTAAGAGAGATACTCAGATTGGTGGGATCGATTTTCTGAAGTTGCTTGTAGACGGCAATAGCTTTTAGATAGAAGGCGTTATCAGCATAGAATTTACCGATAACCTCGAATTCCCGAAAAGCTTCATCTTTACGATTGCCACGGACGAAAAGTTCAGCGAGTTTCTGCCTGACCCGAATATCTTTCGGGTCGAGCGCAACCACCTGCTCGTAGTCTCTAATCGCGCGGTCGAGCTGCCCCTTGAGAAGGAATTTCTGCGCACTGTCGAGTAGTTTTTCTTTCTTGGTACTCAAAATATTCTCTTTGTATTCCGCCCATAAATTACTGTTTGTAAACTAATTCAATCAGCCAACCTTGTCAAGTTCTATGGAGCTACCGGCAGCGCGGCCACGATGGCACCGCACGTTATCGCCGATCATTTTTCCAGTGGCCAATCCGCCGTAGCAAGGCGGCCAGTTGCCGATACTCGCGTCCCGCAAGCTGCCGGTCTTGATAGAGAATCGCCCCGTAGCGCACGGCAAATTCGGCAACGACGGGATCGCCGGTCATATCAGCCAGTTCCTGAAGACCAAGCCCCCCCTCTGCCACACTCAAGCCATATTCCTGCTCGACGCGGGCGTAAAACCGTTTAACCAGCCGCTCCTTCCGTGACCACCGCCCACTCCGAAACAAAAACCAGGCTACCGCGGCGATAAAGAGTGCGCCGACGGGAACGAGCAGCCGGTTGGCGGTAGTTGGCAGATGGAGGTTGCTAAATCGACGATCAGCCCTTCTGACGAGTTCGAGCTGTTTTTGCAGGTCATAGGTTATGACCGCCCGGTTCCAATAATAGGTCAGACTGTCAGAAACCCTGGCAAACAAGCCGATCGCCCGCCCGGCTCCCGCCCGCAGCTGCTGCCGGAAATTCACTGCATATGAGCTCGGGTCAACGGTTACCCACCCCTGCCCATCGATGTAGGCTTCAACCCAGACATGAGCCATCGCTTCGGTGATTACGTAATACCCCCCCATCTCGTGATACTCGCCACCATAATACCCCCCGACAAGCCGTGCCGGTACGCCGGCAAGTCGCAACAGAAGCGCACAAGAGGAGGCAAAGAGTTCGCAATGCCCTCGTTTTTTGTCGAAAAGAAACTGGGCAATCGGGTCAGCCCCCACCGGCAGATCGGTAGTTGCGTAGTGGAACTAGCTGTCGAGCAAAGAATCCCAAAATCCGGTCCAATTTTGCACGATCCGACCGGGCATTCCGGGCAAGATCGCTAGCTAACGCTCTTGTTTGCGGCGAGATTTCTTGCGGCAGGCGGAGATAGAATGGCCGATCAATATCGGCAGCAACGGCAACATGATCGGCAAGAACCGACTGCACTTCGTACCTCACCCGCGACTCTCCCCTGCCCTTTCGCTGAAAAACCAGATCGCCGGATCGCTCGTTGGGCACCCCGAAGATTTGTTGCGGCAGATTCAGCGCAAAAAGATATCGATTGACCGACGGCTCGGGATAGATGACCTGTTTGACGACTTTTCCCCGACCCGGCAGCGGCCGCTCGCCGGCGTGGACCGGACCTCTGACCCAACTGGAACCGACCGGCTCGTTGAGGACGATACCGCGCCAATAGAGGTCATTGCTGCCGAGCGGGATGCATTCGGCGCGGAAAACCACCGTCGCCACATCGGCAACAGTCGCCGACTGCCCGGGTTCGACCCGATCTGTGAACCCGGTCGACCTAACCGCCGAAGCCTGGGAGAAATTCCACAAGGGATACTGCGTGCGGGGAAGAATCACGAAGAACAGCAGGACGAGTGGGATCGCGGCAATCGGCATCAACAAGGCGGAAACCACAATTTTTCTCATGACATTGGTCGGGAGCACGAGACGATCATCAACCGACTGAAACGTCAGCAAAACCAGAGAAACAGCAATCAAAGCCAGGAGTAGCAGCAGATAGACAACGAAAATCGCACTCAGGTTGAACAGCGACGAACCGGCCAGAGTGAAAAGCGCCAGGGCGAAGATCTGCAAAACATTTCGCGGAGTTTTCGCATTGACCAGACGGACGGCCTGCAGCACCGCCAGGAAGTTGACCACCGGCGTCGCTGGATTGTCACTGCTCCACTGTCCGGCATATACCAAGAAACAGATAACCGTCAGAACGGTCGAAGGCAAGCCGGACGCCGGATAATACCGCCGGCGATCGCACCAGTAACCGCCGGCAAGCGCCACCGGAAGAGCGGCCTTGGCAGCCACGTCCAGATAGGACATTACCGGCAGGTATCCCAGTAACGCCACACAAGAGGCCAGAAGGCTAACGACACTGTTAACGCTTACCATAGAGAGCCAGTTCGGAAAGCATTTTAAGGCGGTGCAAAGCGGAGGTGTCCGGTGAGAGTACCTTGCGGCCGACGATCATGCCAACGGGACGTTGCGCACGGATGTACCGGTTTACCAGCCAGGCATAACAGCCGAGTACTTCTTCCAGGCTTTCACCGGTCAAGGAATTGAGATCAAGCACGACCGGTTCGTCGACCACAGCCGACAGCTCCTTGACCTTCAAGGTATCGTGGCGAGCCGACAGTCGCCAGTGAATCTTTTTCAACGGTTCCCGCCCCGAATACTCGGCAATGTTTTCGACCTCGCCCTCCATTCCCCGGCCGCGGCCAAGACTTGTGCCTCTGGCATTGCCCCCTTCCGCGACAGACAGCAACCGGCATCGCCTGGGTCGAGGGAAAACCAGGCAGCGTTCCTGAAGCGGCAAAATGGTGCTGCGAACGAAAAAATTGATCGGGAAACGGGAGATGACAGCTACCTGAGTCAGTTCATGCCACCCCCGCCCCGCCAGGGCAATAGCCACTGTTTCCGTGGAAACCGAGCGCCGGTCCAAGAGATGAAAATCTGCCGTTCCGCCGGCGAGGGCAACCCGGATCAGGAATGACGGCAGGAATTTCTTTCGGTTTTCCAACTGGAGTGTCACAAAGGTCTGCTGCCCATCGTATATCTCGGCCGGGAATTGTGGGACAACGCTTAATCCCCGGATGTTGAGCCAGCCGAGGATGCCCGAGACGGACATGAAACCGAGCAGCGCCGAAACAATTAGGAAAAGCAGATTGTTGCCGGTATTGACCGCCGCAAAACCGATCAGAAGGGTAATGGCGATGTAGGCAATCCCGGCACGGGTCAGTTTCAGACCAGCGGCACCGGGATGGTGTGCAGGATGGCGTTTAATAGCTCCCCCTTATCGTAGCTTTCGCTCTCCAGCGACAGAATCAGCCGGTGCCCTCCCACCGATGCGGCAATAGCCTTGACATCTTCTGGAATGACGTAGCTCCGCCCTTC contains:
- a CDS encoding energy transducer TonB codes for the protein MNDFLFPQRQTHKEFAGGVIASLAIHTAIFASLFVLSQHVSRTTTTQALFIDMSNQVASPPPGSPSPTQAKPIVAPSRPEPMAMAASDAAGKTSPPEQPVQPTDEAIQPTSRPAADPFSLGLSRGYFQTIGDGTTLRNDIRDYYMRMLQQINERWWENGTPSSGSAKGEIFLTVTLNRSGEILGINLLQGSGNIDYDRKIIDAVRRASPLPPVPDGYRGEFFQAPLRLVAPLGLLSQQPARSNVIGSRTTVRQIAG
- a CDS encoding DUF58 domain-containing protein, with the translated sequence MSVSGILGWLNIRGLSVVPQFPAEIYDGQQTFVTLQLENRKKFLPSFLIRVALAGGTADFHLLDRRSVSTETVAIALAGRGWHELTQVAVISRFPINFFVRSTILPLQERCLVFPRPRRCRLLSVAEGGNARGTSLGRGRGMEGEVENIAEYSGREPLKKIHWRLSARHDTLKVKELSAVVDEPVVLDLNSLTGESLEEVLGCYAWLVNRYIRAQRPVGMIVGRKVLSPDTSALHRLKMLSELALYGKR
- a CDS encoding DUF3488 domain-containing protein produces the protein MSYLDVAAKAALPVALAGGYWCDRRRYYPASGLPSTVLTVICFLVYAGQWSSDNPATPVVNFLAVLQAVRLVNAKTPRNVLQIFALALFTLAGSSLFNLSAIFVVYLLLLLALIAVSLVLLTFQSVDDRLVLPTNVMRKIVVSALLMPIAAIPLVLLFFVILPRTQYPLWNFSQASAVRSTGFTDRVEPGQSATVADVATVVFRAECIPLGSNDLYWRGIVLNEPVGSSWVRGPVHAGERPLPGRGKVVKQVIYPEPSVNRYLFALNLPQQIFGVPNERSGDLVFQRKGRGESRVRYEVQSVLADHVAVAADIDRPFYLRLPQEISPQTRALASDLARNARSDRAKLDRILGFFARQLVPLRNYRSAGGG
- a CDS encoding tetratricopeptide repeat protein; this encodes MSTKKEKLLDSAQKFLLKGQLDRAIRDYEQVVALDPKDIRVRQKLAELFVRGNRKDEAFREFEVIGKFYADNAFYLKAIAVYKQLQKIDPTNLSISLTLASLNEKQGLVGNALAEYKAVFDCYEKNGQLVDGVKILEQMLAIDKENFNIRLKLAETRFKAGFTDQAHDDFVAMARELKEAGNDPAFGRICERLDQLFPGREEFLFSIADVEMQQGKPRGAIAILERLAAKGQWNPKALYLLGEACRAAGDIDKARVVYKRILATHPGEQDALRPFVACLRHEKDVDEALVLLRPFAADLAVTDPDMLEEIYRALDTLVPGHSAVAEGLKAVGSALFSSDVGMVAEEDDDEAALPGGTAADDGDNAPAVENAMVPTGEEDATEDIAWGDEIEITFDDEEDGDPVADSDVTPQIPNMAAVAGEEASIPADLEDVEVDVTQVIVDDWLDGDIVAETTGVAGVDGEGLTVDFSADELDSILPVPQQVPASSSRDKYGLDGLFSAFKKGVGEQLDQGDTETHYNLGIAYKEMGLYDDAIAEFKAASLDPHRTADCITLQGICCREKGDYVAAEEYFQTGMALREQISEEEWLCLKYELALLREVTGDDEAALAGYREIFAINRDFRDTVQKIARLQADDESLDLADIELVDLDLPEEGQA
- a CDS encoding transglutaminase-like domain-containing protein; amino-acid sequence: MGADPIAQFLFDKKRGHCELFASSCALLLRLAGVPARLVGGYYGGEYHEMGGYYVITEAMAHVWVEAYIDGQGWVTVDPSSYAVNFRQQLRAGAGRAIGLFARVSDSLTYYWNRAVITYDLQKQLELVRRADRRFSNLHLPTTANRLLVPVGALFIAAVAWFLFRSGRWSRKERLVKRFYARVEQEYGLSVAEGGLGLQELADMTGDPVVAEFAVRYGAILYQDRQLAGREYRQLAALLRRIGHWKNDRR